The nucleotide sequence agggggagtgttataaaagtaataattggatgataattttattattattatagatattgcatagtatattttttgagtataaataggtgtgttgagttagagtttattgtatgtattttttggttaacaaaaacactctctctctctctctctttagattccaaatgccaccaaactctcattgtacatttttctataaataaaaaccaattactcataccttttgtttaacctttgttttctccgttttacagtatctctatctctatataccttctacagtcaagaaccactaaaggtagttataagcctactgaattataacaaaatttttatttttatgaacTATATTACAATAATAGTTGGTCAATTATGCATTAGGCTACCACAtgatacttatcatattatcatcgactttttaaacaatcaaacctatgcagtggcggaacttgaacccgaatACAGATGGGGcgagtgtaaaaatttaataaattattCAAAGTCAGCacgggtaaacactaaaaaaaaccttattttttggtaatttttatttttagtgtaaatttttttttttcccgtTAAATCTAGGTGGGCAGATACCCCTTTGTCCCTTTGTGATACACTAAGCACCGCCACTGAACCCATGACCAATTCATTTCATTATACATATAAATGAAGGTTAACAATTGATATATAAAGAAATTTGAAAGTGTATTCTAAACGTTATCTGTTCATACTTCATAGTAATCACCTGAAAGAGCGTAAGATTAAACTATTTGGgccagacattttaacaaacagttGGAGGGCAACGATCGTAATAGAAGCTGCACAAGCCCAAAGTACTACTCGAATTTAGTACCCTAAATCCTAATCAAAATCTCATTTCACATCGATCACCAACAAAGTGACCCACAAAATCACAATCATTCACAAGAAGAAATGAAAACACAAATTCCCAATTCAACGTTACAGAAAAATGAAATTTAGAATAAGATAAAAACATAGGGTTTAATTAATTACCTGTTTCTACAGTTCTATAGCTTTTGCGAACCATCGAGACGACCAGATTACAACCTGTTTGAGTAATATTACTTCATAAAAATAGGAATTTTAATGGAATAAAATAGTGAGTAAAAATACCCCAAGTATTTTCTGATACTACTCCGTGTCTGTACTatgaaataaaatcacatattgttAGTTTAGCAATTTTTTTATTTGAAATCCTTTATGTTTAATGCTATTACACATCACCCCTTCAAGTTGTGTTAACAAATTAAACTTAACTTGTCTGACTAAAGATTTGATCGGTCAAACGGGTTAACGATAAACGGGTTATGACGTTATGTTCTTTATGTTCGGGCTGACCGGATAAGGAAAGTAATTGTTTGCTCAGATATACGCGAGTACGCGACCTATTGGGCTTATCTGGCTCCAGAAGGAAGTCTGAACTCAAAGTCAGTGTCTGAGCTTTAATAATAGACTGTTTCGAACCCTTTCTCAAGTTTTTTTTGCTTACTCTTTTATGGGACAACTTACGTATGAAAAAACATAACAATTCTTTTCAATAGTTTTAGTAGTTTTCATTACACATTTAGGTAGTATAGTTACAACTTATATTTCTTGACAACTCGCTTGTGTGCCCttcatatattattttttttttcgtgggactttacgtatatataatatatctatacttTTTGTAGCTTTTTCACATGCTTTATTGCTCTATATGGTTAcatgtttgtattacattatatagcaTTTAATTTATACGTACTTACATATCACATGTTTTTATGCTAACATAGTTTACTTATTTGTCTATGCCTACATAGTATACCATCTATTTTAAACTGCATACTTTACCTACATGCTTCTTACCAACATGTTAacgtatacttattgtacttacTTGACTTGTTATACTTACTTATTTGACACTCACATTTTTTTACTTATATGCTATATTACATTATATTGTTATATGCTTTATTTACCTATAATATCGTATTGGAGTATACTTTATTCATGGTGAAGTTTCTTTTTtatcaaatttttttatttttttttacttcaaaTATCGGTTTTCATGGTTCTTTCTGGTCGGAGGTCCCTAtgaagcagcctctctgctctacagaatagggagggacgacttcctctacctgaggaccgataggtatcctaggtggaggaatgacttcccttttactttagggtagaggaaaggactgtTTACATCTAACCTCCTCATACTCCACTtcagtggaattgggtattgttgttgttgttgttgttgtagttacaacTTAAAAATCAAAATGCAGGGTTACAATAAAAAGAAATGAAATTGAAATAGTACAATACATACATACAATAAATAGTAAACAAGAACTATATATTTAAAGAGAACAGATAGTTTTACTGCTCTGAATTTGTAAGTCTTTCAGTTGAAATAGTACCATTGTCCTTAAACTTGCTAGAAATGGTTCCAACTGGTTTCTTATAAGTGTACCATCTCGAAATCAGCAGAAAAACCCCGAAATTCAACACGCTAAGGATCGCTAACAACCAAAAGAAGTTTTGTAACTGACCATGGTTCAAATTATCCGGTATCCAACCGGGCTTACCTCCTTTAGTACTAATATTCGTTACGATCGTTACAAGCAACGAGCTCAAATAACTTCCAAGCGCAACAGTAGTCAACGATAACGCCGAGCACAAACTCCTCATCGAATCAGGAGCTTGCTGATAAAAGAATTCGAGTTGTCCAATAAACGTAAAAACCTCAGCACAACCAATCAAGAAGTATTGTGGGACTTGCCAAAAAATCGACATGGGCATATTTTGGAGATCGTAATAATTGTTTCGTTTAACAATTCCAAGTCGAACGACTTCCAAAATCCCCGCGGCTAACATTGCGAATATCGAGATTACTAGGCCTGTTCCCATTCTTTGGAGCTGGGTCAGGCCTGATTTATTGCCCGTGTATTTTCGGGCAACGGGTACAAGGATTTGGTCATAGACCGGGACCCAAAAAATGACACTTAACGTGTCGAAAATGCTTAGAGCTGCTGGTGGGATTTGGAATGAGTTAAGATTTATGTCCATGTACGAACCTTGTAACACGAATAGGTTACTCATTTGGCCATAAACTGTACTGAAGATGATCCCGGTGGCCCAAATCGGAAGCAATTTGATTATAGCTTTAAATTCTTCGACTTGGGTCACCGTGCAAAGCTGCCATGGATCGACAGATTCTTTTACATGATCCGATTCCAACTGCACTGCAGCCTTGTCCAAGAAACTGTGAATTGAAAAAATATCAGTTCTAAACTTTCATAACCATCATCATTAggtctttatatttttatttttcaaaattttgtgGGTCCAATAAGAGTACCGGTGAATATAGCTACAAGGTTGTGGGTTCCACGGTCCTCACTAGTTTGAATTTTTTTCTGTTACAAAGTATCATTCAAATTGTATTGGGCACGACTAAATTTAAAGATAGGACTCCATATTTCTAAAAATAATGGTTTTATGCAAGTAAACAACCATTCtttgaattatttttttttttttccaaagcaCTACTCAAATTGTATATGACCATTTGGAGTTTTAATTCTAGAATCGCTACCGAATAAAAGCATACCTGAACTTTTTGGTATGGTCAAGCTTGCGGCTTCCTACTATAGCGGACTCGTTGTCCCTAATCTCATACAAAGTTGACTTGTCTGCAGGCAAGTCAACTCGACGTTTCTTCCAAGAAGCCACGATGACCTGACAAATGCGGGTCAACGGGCTTCCACCAGGTTTCTGATTTCGATACAAACGAGTACCCGAAAAAAATGAGCAAACAGCAATCGCCATGGCGACAGCCGGGATTCCAAATCCCCATCCCCAACCCACATTATCTTGAATCCAAACAAGAACCGAAGACGCGATTAATGCACCAATATTAATTGAAAAATAAAACCAATTGAAAAAAGAGCTCTTGTGCTTCCTTTCCTTTTCATCAGCATCATCAAATTGGTCAGCCCCGTATGAAGACACGCACGGTTTGATACCCCCGGTTCCTAGAGCCACCAAATAAAGCGCAACATAAGTTACAGCCACTTGAGTAGTGGTCGCATAACAATCCTCTTTCGATACACATTTTGGCTTTAGACCCGTAACAGATGCTGATATCGTCAATAATGTCATTCCCTATACATATGACATCACGAAAAAAATCCAAAATCCGTATCAAGATAGCCTAAAGTTTCTAACTTTAAGTCATAATTTAAATGATATTTAACTTACGAAAACATATATGACCGAAAAGATTGCAATAGTCCAGTATCTGCCTAGATATGCATCCGCAGCGAATGCGCCTATCAATGGCGTTATGTAACATGTTCCTGACCAATTTGAGAGGTTTCTTGAGGCTGTAGCACTATGTTGATTAAGATTATATTTGAAATAAAGCAATAGATTTGTGCTCATTCCATAATACGCTAATCTTTCACAACATTCGTTTCCTGCCAAAACACGAATCAACGTATTACTATGCATATGTAATATGTTGATATTAAGTTGTCCAAGAAAGGTACAAGTTTTAAGGCATAAGTTACAAGTGTACCAAGAATGTAAGGACAAGCTCTCCAAGTTCCTGTAGTGTTTTTGTTAGCAGGGTTGTTCTTGTAATCAAGTGTGCCATCTTTAGTGTACACATCTTCTTGTTCTAATGTCTCAATCTTGTTGTAAGTATCTGGTGCATCTGCCATAATTTTGGGTCTCTTTACTCCCTTTAACTAAATCAATTAAGACCTGAAGATTTTAATCTTTGAAATTAGTGGTAAAACCCTGAGAAAGATTCACATAAGTACAGGGTTTAGTAATAACTGATATATGGGAAGTTACTTAGCCATCTAGCAGtacagtaaataaataaataaataaagttacttGACCAAGAAATCAAAAGCTTCAATTCCTAGTGAAAATGGTAAAGTAGTTAAAGGTATATATGGGATGATTTGATATATCGTTTTTATGCTCGTAATGAAGTTTGACTCACGACCTCTTGTTAAGATATTAGTAACTTAACCACCAGGGCGGATATTGGGGCAGGCAACGCATAGGGCCAAATATCCAAAAGGGTCTCAAAATTATTGTCCAACTTTACACAAATGAGTCCATTTAATTTTATATTACGTTTTCTACAACTGTTATTTTAATTGATGCTAGTACCTACGATGTTTTTGTtagtattattgaaattattatttttgAATACTCGTAAGAAAAACTTTTGTATAGAAACGGTAATTGAACAGAGCCTATTTATTCAACAGAGCCATGAAAGTTACAGGCCCTGTTAACCACTAGGCTAAATTTGGATGATTTATTGTATATACATTCACACATATTTACGAGTACAAAATTGGCTGTCGTTAGGTACATCTAGATTAATTAATTGGTTCCTCACATACTGCTAGGCTGTCAGGTCCTTTGGTTCAACTAACACTACTTATCTTATGATTGTACTCTAGAAATTTTTACActttaactagtgaaatgacccgtggaaccacgggtttgtgtaaacgaaacaatttaatgatatgtttaggcattaagtgaacgtaaatgctaaagttatttagtttaatgacccgtagaatcacagagtccgactaagaaacttgtcagctgaacattttatcaaacacctaaaatgcatattaaacaaatcACATCTAATcagaagagataatattggttgtcattttattttaaaaatgtaaattaaaatataaatttagaattggtttctttCTGTCTAGCTTTTATATCTTCTCGTActgaattcaaaataattaattaaaataattcaaaattatataattttaataattaaaataattataattattaataagatttaaatataattaattaataaaatttaattttaattcaaaattatttagatttatGACATCAcctaccatgcttagatttttttctttttttttttttgaatttttcttaAAAAATAAATTAGCCTGATAATGACATCATCTTTGtaggattttaatattaattatagatAGATGACTTGCAAAGAGAGGTTGACTGCACCTGCTACAATTCTTGACTTTGTCACTATGAAAGTCGAGTTCAAACCGTCATACTTTCTATAAGCGTAACAAACTCAAGCTTGAGTTGACTCCAATATATGTCCCTGCTTATGCTTATGAAAAAGAAAACAGTAACTGAAAGATGAGATATACATGAGCTGATCTAAAGTTGACTTGGCGTGGGAATAATACATCAGAAAGAAAGCTGAAATAAATGCAACTTTTTTTAGTGGAGGaaatggattacaaaagttcaattATTAAATTGGGGTATTATTTAAAACAGGATTGCACTAAACTGAAATGGGAAATACCATAACAAGGTCTTCAATGGCAGTGGGTGTTTTCTTGCATAATGTTGAGCTGATGAGAAAAGGGTTTAAACTAGTATTTATGGATTTAATCAGAcggagatacttttgttttgatgtatattttaatttttattttttaattttaatttttattaatattattctatGATTTGAAATGGTTGTGAACTTTGGTTGAATAGTTGCAAGCAATATTCACTATTCAGAATATGAGGATGTAGAAAGGTTGCTCATAACTCATTACTAACTTTTAAATTACATGCAGTCAAAACAGAACCAGGGCCAGATCAGAATTTTAAAAGATTGAGGTTTTATCTATTCAAGTTATTCCTAAAGGATAAACATTCTTACTAAGATGTATGCAGTCTATCAAGCTATGTCATGAGTCATGACTCAGTTTAAAAAGGTTATATGTGTTACTATTATGATTGTTTTGTTAATAAAAATAGACAGGAAATTTTAAGAACTTATAAGGTTGTCATATATAGCCTAATGGTATTTAGATAACCCTTTCAATTAAGTGGTTTATGGTTCAAAATCGGACATGTATTTATTTGTGAAATTCGTGTATGGGTatatgagtttgtcttttaaaaaaaaaatacaacaaaCTCAATGCTGCCTACCTATTATCTAAGACTTTTAGGTACAAAATTTAATGCCGAAACTTATCAATCATAGTTAACAACCCAAAATAGATTCAAGTTAAGTTGttttttaaaaagtcaaatgtTCACATTTGAAATTGCCGTTAGAAAAAAAAGAAAGTCAAATGTTTACATTAGAAATGACTTTGTTTAGACAAGAAAATATCCAATATAAAAAAGATtgcagttaattttttttttttttctttttcatattTGACAAAATACAGTTGAAGAACTAAAGTACAAAGAGAAAATCCAAATGCATGGCCTGCAAATTCATTGGAATAGTCGTTGAGCTATGTTAACTAATGATAAATATAAGGTTGTTGCTCGTTTTATAGAGGGTCCTAGCTGTCAAATATCATCGAGTTTAAAATCTACAACAATTAATTCatcataaacttaattttatatcATAACCAGTACCTTGTGTCATCTGTTGACACATTTATTTCTTGTTTTAGACGTACGGTTAAATCATGTTTTCACATACCATTAGATTGATTTGAGGGCCGGAAATTATGATGTGCAAGGTGTGCCGTCGCAcatgaccctatatatatatatatatatatatatatatatatatatatatatatatatatatatatatatatatatatatatatatatatatatatggagaggatccACTGAGaactttttagtgtgagaactctaggaactccaaaaacactgaaattcgagcaaaaaatgtgCACGGGCGAGgaaaaaaaaagaaattcgagcaaaaatcaaaaacacggacgaacaaaaaattcataatcgagaatttttttttttcgaatttcaaaatgtagaacacatttttgttcgaatatcagcgtttttgttcgaatatcagtgtgttctacatttttttgttcgactatcaaaaatgtagaacacaaaattgttcgcccacctttttttgttcgaatatcacttttttgttcgcccttgtcccattttttgctcgaattccttTTTTTTGTTCGCCCATGTccaatttttgctcgaatttccctttttttgctcgaatttcccttttttgcttgaatttcagtgtatttttgagttctcagggttctcacacaaaaaagttctcatttaattcctctactatatatatatatatatatatatatatatatatatatatatatatatatatatatatatatatatatatatatatatatatatatatatatatatatatatatataaaagccaTAATATTTAGCCTAATATTAGTTCATTTATTAATTAAGAATATAAATTAAAAGTTAAAAAGCACAATCAATGTCGACTTTACATACCTAGTACTTATTACTTTATTAGAAATACTAaacttattattatgtattaaaataatttatatGCAAAGGGTCTATTTTTGTTTATTGAAAATGACCTATAAAATTGATAGAACAACCCTGATTGATTTGTTATTACTTATCAGACGTCAAAGATTAATTACGCTATCCATTTATGGGTGCACAAATTCTTTATTGGATAGATACACAGATAAATACATATTCGAATATAGTTAAGTGTCGGACAGAGATACAATAAACCTTTAAAGTTGAGGTAGTGAGTTCAAATCTTATTGCTATATCATACTTTTACTATAATAATTTTCGgcttaactaaattaagttgagtAATGCATACAACATGTTGAATATGTAAATAATTACCTGAGTTGATAACTAGGTAGTCCTGGCTATGTCAATGGATTTGGGATGGATGGATAGATGAACGAATCAAGTAACGAAAATGATCGTTTCACTTGATGCACTTTCTAGTTAAGAAGTTAAGAAATAGAACTTATTACTCTTACTACTATTATGTTTGCATTGATTGATAGAAACAACATACAAGCAAATAATGTTACGTTATTGAAATGCCTATCCGTGTCAGTAATGGTATTCACTTTACTAAGCACATTGGTTTAGTTTTGACTGTTTTAGTTTGAGTGAGCACGGagcttaaaaaattttcacaagtaCTTTCATGAGTACTAAAATGTAAAACGGAGTATTGttgaaaaatcgtgtgtacttttaacaattcagattaacttagcggatagttaaaataataatcttttattattttatgaacaaaattttacaagattaaatattcacttatttaatgaaacatgcacacgattaatctttcccaatgatccagttacaccataataattgtcatgaatataaaacaaaagaggagttaacgatatacctttcttggagaaattgatgagacggagagaaacttaagATCAAAAGTAtcaccgtctctttggatagtccacactacacttcaaacgaccgtcaatggatgctagtccaaactcaaatatcgtattaatataatccaattatattaatacattaatCGATAATACTCCGTATGTGTATGTTGTGAGATTTATCAAAGGAAAGCAAAACTAAAATCTTATTTTTTCTCTTACTGATCACATAACCCAACGatcatatatatatgaatatatgatatactCCGTTTGTTTGGTACCAAAAAAGCAAATCAAAACAATATATATTTTTCGATTTCTATGTCGGATGTAATATCATAAagttgtatttctcaaatactttaggggtatgttatgtaacttataattaataatttctttcatgtgaatagtaaattaattaatttcgttttatttactattcatatgaatagtaaatgaattaatatcGATTTCAAATAATTTTGTTTTAACAAAATATTTTAacttattttgttacttgagtaatatatatacatcatatatatattttatttgacgtctcggtgtatatgtgtgtgaccccgaaggctcaaaatgaagttggccatataattatatgttgtaccttgcacattaatcctacagactcccacttgtgcatggcacaacaccaagtaactatacaaacaatggtaagcgtctagcaataCGTCACTGTCcccaaattcacgtgagggtagtttctcagaactgcttatagtaagtgttaaatgtcattcgtccatttgtttcagatactttagttaaacttgagatatggatcatcggtcattctcatttgtttaacaagtttatttctcgatcttagaactgaattagatcaccaaattaattaagtatcatcttaaataCATCTGGGTGcgaccacacaaatatcttattcattcatcgaagagctcaaaagtatctaattCCAAACATTtcggaggaacaaatcctattttgcatacacgtgtctatcacgagctttagaTTATACCCAAGAATGGCCTTTATTACAGTCTTATTCAGAACAGCATTTAACCATATCAACGTATAATGTTCCACACATCAAAACTGACGTGCacctcaagtctaaggacataaagacataatcactaaaagattcactactgacaatgatccatgtagtgacatctcggatgggccatttcaatattcatcatcaatgaatacatacgaATTTTGGcctctacaagttaactatttatcatcaataaatataaccaaaacttcatattaatcttaattcatgatattcccataacatgattgattatggagattttgaataatcaacaattactcatggattaaacatgctaatatagaacacggtgatatatgaaaacgatcataccatcaatatatcaattcattatgataaaactgtttaatgttccaaaaatatccaaatactaaattacaaattaaaaatatcagcagcataacgaagtccaatactactagcatgatcatcatgcttgttgtgtgtcatggatttcgtgaacgggtcagccacattatcatctgtatgaaccttaagaatactaatatcattcctctcaacgacttcttgaatgtagtcaaactttcgaagaatgtgtcagcTACCTTTACGTACaagtgattctttcgcaagtatatgtgacgacccgaaaatttgcgaacaaatttaaacttaattcttatatggtttcgacacgataagcaaagtctgtattgttgagtcttgattatattcatgtaatcaaataccttttgtaacgacccgtcaaaatcgctattgacgcggcacgttaatcattgattccacagtgaggttttgacctctatatgatacgttttgataaaatattgcattcattaaaataagtgactttctaaacatagaaagttataaacatgtgggcgagtgcttaggtataagcaaaaccccaaaatacataagtctttaatttacaggttgacatcacagtccaattatttattacacaatacagttttattttgaatgcaataaactttgtacaaagcatgagagactccatgcaggcaacaagcacatcacagcggaagcagtctaaggacctgagaataaaacatgctaaaaagtcaacacgaatgttggtgagttataggtttaattgctcgagtcataagtatataaagatagaccacaagatttcatcaaaactttatcaatagattctacgtaacagagcaccctggtaactaaacttaacgctataatgataattaccccattcattttaatacacgcaaaccaacgtgtcataaactcaaataacatacgtccgttaaaaggctagcgctctagctcggacggggatgtcaagccctatggatccatatacaattattcgcgcccaccagtccatatcctatgtactggcagctactagttaccaaagctaagggattttcggtttaactcagtgtagaatttagtatgtacttgtgtcttattgcgtttaaaataaattgaatgtattctcagcccaaaaatatttaaagtatttaaaaagggagactataaactcacggttcaatattgagactcaatattgtaggcaaattgcgtagacgtaatgatggtagatgactgtatggttggccttggattcaagaacaataccccgaataatacccaatattttcttagtttaaaacggtttgaaacccgaattaaaacatccGCGTATTATACCTTATTAttgt is from Rutidosis leptorrhynchoides isolate AG116_Rl617_1_P2 chromosome 10, CSIRO_AGI_Rlap_v1, whole genome shotgun sequence and encodes:
- the LOC139871669 gene encoding protein NRT1/ PTR FAMILY 8.2-like, whose product is MADAPDTYNKIETLEQEDVYTKDGTLDYKNNPANKNTTGTWRACPYILGNECCERLAYYGMSTNLLLYFKYNLNQHSATASRNLSNWSGTCYITPLIGAFAADAYLGRYWTIAIFSVIYVFGMTLLTISASVTGLKPKCVSKEDCYATTTQVAVTYVALYLVALGTGGIKPCVSSYGADQFDDADEKERKHKSSFFNWFYFSINIGALIASSVLVWIQDNVGWGWGFGIPAVAMAIAVCSFFSGTRLYRNQKPGGSPLTRICQVIVASWKKRRVDLPADKSTLYEIRDNESAIVGSRKLDHTKKFSFLDKAAVQLESDHVKESVDPWQLCTVTQVEEFKAIIKLLPIWATGIIFSTVYGQMSNLFVLQGSYMDINLNSFQIPPAALSIFDTLSVIFWVPVYDQILVPVARKYTGNKSGLTQLQRMGTGLVISIFAMLAAGILEVVRLGIVKRNNYYDLQNMPMSIFWQVPQYFLIGCAEVFTFIGQLEFFYQQAPDSMRSLCSALSLTTVALGSYLSSLLVTIVTNISTKGGKPGWIPDNLNHGQLQNFFWLLAILSVLNFGVFLLISRWYTYKKPVGTISSKFKDNGTISTERLTNSEQ